Proteins co-encoded in one Theileria equi strain WA chromosome 3, complete sequence genomic window:
- a CDS encoding hypothetical protein (encoded by transcript BEWA_006890A), protein MGHQDGLQKGAMFMAGLTLLQSLRVALTGAKFALDRFKIPQQYASSFINMVHNPMELATFTGILIINIVALGWKDFRYFAIFTNVTLCCSFVLLLIAFTSGGEQGNLTFYYWTIVFGSFIYGLNVACVMNVGNANASLFSVGIPLSGIQVCIYYFIFTELAEWFNFSNISYWIIVWQLVIAIVISAASAILWVIAYHDGASNDQQNPDDPKKGKHTGAAWSPILMAMVGMGTIYAFYPAIAPYKLTDVGTGYTIDLAVLFVSAVPSLVIAALCSCGVGLDIGPDRPWEGGFEAWHAAWLLAFPHITAMVLCFVTLHYPDSGVASSIKSSGLKVGAITITLKFCEESLKAVSYAGASKQVNEDEGGTYSSLNTFTSQGLMIILAFTGDGYLKTYSKYEHDRSKWPTKDCGTFSSIWFWTKNGIKVACKSVKSSFTKNVRCKVLGKSEALLIVYADEEF, encoded by the coding sequence ATGGGACATCAGGATGGACTTCAGAAaggcgccatgtttatggcagggctgactctgttgcagtctctccgtgtggctttaactggagcgaagtttgcacttgacagatttaaaattcctcagcaGTATgccagttcgttcattaacatggtccataatcctatggaactggcaaCGTTCACTGGTATTCTTATTATAAACATAGTAGCGCTAGGTTGGAAAGATTTTAGGTactttgccatttttaCTAATGTGACACTGTGCTGTTCCTTTGTCTTACTCCTCATTGCATTCACTTCTGGAGGAGAACAGGGAAACCTCACCTTCTATTACTGGACTATTGTCTTTGGTTCATTTATCTATGGACTTAATGTGGCCTGTGTGATGAATGTGGGAAATGCAAATGCTTCCCTTTTCAGTGTAGGAATCCCTCTCTCTGGTATTCAGGTTTGCATATACTACTTTATCTTTACTGAACTTGCTGAGTGGTTTAATTTCTCAAACATTAGTTACTGGATCATTGTTTGGCAGCTTGTTATAGCAATAGTAATATCAGCGGCTTCTGCCATATTGTGGGTCATTGCCTATCATGATGGTGCTAGCAATGATCAACAAAATCCAGATGATCCTAAAAAGGGTAAGCATACTGGCGCTGCTTGGTCTCCAATTCTTATGGCTATGGTTGGTATGGGTACTATCTATGCCTTTTATCCTGCTATTGCTCCTTATAAACTGACTGACGTTGGCACTGGTTACACCATTGATCTTGCTGTTTTATTCGTTAGTGCCGTTCCTTCTCTTGTTATTGCAGCTTTATGCTCATGTGGAGTTGGTCTTGATATTGGTCCAGACAGACCATGGGAAGGTGGCTTTGAGGCATGGCATGCTGCCTGGTTACTGGCGTTCCCACATATTACTGCCATGGTGTTATGCTTTGTTACACTTCATTATCCGGATAGTGGAGTGGCTAGTTCGATTAAGAGCAGTGGTTTAAAGGTTGGGGCTATTACCATTACGctaaagttttgtgaagAATCGCTCAAGGCAGTGTCTTATGCTGGAGCTAGTAAGCAGGTGAATGAGGATGAAGGAGGTACTTATTCATCTTTGAATACCTTTAcatcccaaggtttaatgatcattttggcctttactggagatggttacctcaagacttattccaagtatgagcatgacaggagtaaatggcctactaaaGATTGTGGAACATTTAGCTCCATTTGGTTTTGGACGAAGAATGGAATAAAGGTGGCCTGTAAGAGTGTtaaatcatcctttaccaagaatgttagatgCAAGGTTTTAGGTAAATCAGAGGCCTTACTCATTGTCTATGcagatgaggaattttaa
- a CDS encoding ABC transporter, ATP-binding protein domain-containing protein (encoded by transcript BEWA_006900A) has translation MAEDKPTPPEENYHFWESEVELVRKRTLAPNGKKFRYFDDKGIFNFVFFIWVYRWVKATAEKYLDPYMLHPLPLVDQTMLWYPVFSKHISDGIATFEAYEALSEDEKKKIRKPIKYILGRAILLTFWRRLLAILISVIVMNAVGMSVALSLHMLLDLLSEEGFGVLSFCLLALAIIAIELIKEIGTDHIEFYVRRLSFIIDSVLRITVFQHGLCYRRSQFGHLSDNPSSCKSIIHGCSGDTLCSEDPLLCPARRHKNNEVTPKMYTLVLNDPYYIPLFVECLTNLIDFLTTFTYGMILISSKFSMKILTILIISLSLVACMLVIEIVNGLLMRYYFGIRDHRMTKSFEVVSSFPLINKMALDDVAHNTITEARDDELVFVLIRFIISLVNKVIITSIMCVDVIILIKDFSETVESSKDVEKISSSGLLASIFVLLKILDPLYLVPLKLRLLVFSMTSFLRVERFFRTCSPNFYLPDNKFTGKTTLPEIGPGKDQTLPKGLVIMFKKASFAWVNSRKDLLDHTGTTCLRNLDFVLNTGDLAIITGAQGSGKTNFVKAILGDMTLVEGSMAVLPLSTNMPIFYASQDVWLQKGTIMSNITFGHRFDEKLYNTVIKAVELEHDISTWEGGDLRKISEHGYSLSGGQRVRVGLARAIYAYLIFSETNRESESEHSLLVVLDDCFTGLDPFVARTIFKNLFEKGRGLLSGRDVATVLTISKRILDACVSSESPDSYPDAPIYFLEHKTLVQRNKLKSLIEHEVGNLEPPKPSEDNMGLHTMPSKLRRICSSNDYTRDGRKKSTELRYSNSPTIQSVYNRVNRKIGMNENFKAYSVYFRAAGWPIFFFVLLTFIFSTLDNTKFIIASKVSDSIIDYTKGSNGVPASVEDVKDYSAKATKWVIILSVSVMTGAIFRIIAMASVSFKVSRRIHEYCINSILINSSAVLKIKKSIGSVLTFLYMDTFFIDNFLSYFIHDAFLLLIESTVNLITLFFLLPWSTPLALLLCLIIIRCIVYYYVKSCKNVYFARLETFNQMDSTIETAIVGLSIYRSFKKEWKLIHTMVEHVDYNIRSNYLSNSALFWSSITSRCIFAPLGLFILIFPPLFSHVKETQVKIGHYAMAYSIFLTLNTSFATFLRLYCYLELYMGSIRRFENFVPPDTKINFEEKRNIHQTDLVVYDSSSNEGDKTTGGDIKRSITLKRRQEHAKRRAVHCTSIKMLFFRHKVNVLDVSKYAVPGTTRIKLDNVSVHIFNKKTGVNFSILKNVTCSADTSDIIGVIGRTGAGKSTLLSVLQNLARNREGSVLLDGCDLNDMPKNVTRQIIGVLPQLPFVFRGWTVRRFIDPRMLFDDADINTALDNCGLLKFVEKIPGGKGLDTVIIPDHYHKDMPRYYKRVYYGPTLKPDDSSSVDNVNIDHGSALSNSQLRTLSVARLVLYGEFYKILLVDEPPEDDVGISNTAEVPIYDLIKTHFQHCTTFIAAHDASVLGLCTSVWVFHKGSLIRTCKTEDIVDSSSLSKIVEDCVTTHT, from the coding sequence ATGGCTGAGGATAAACCCACTCCCCCGGAGGAGAACTACCACTTTTGGGAGAGCGAGGTGGAGCTGGTCAGGAAGAGGACCCTCGCACCAAATGGAAAGAAATTCAGATACTTTGATGACAAGGGCATATTTAACTTCGTGTTCTTCATTTGGGTCTACAGATGGGTTAAAGCAACTGCAGAGAAGTACTTGGACCCTTATATGCTCCATCCTCTGCCCTTGGTTGATCAGACAATGCTCTGGTATCCTGTATTCTCAAAGCATATTAGTGATGGAATAGCTACTTTTGAGGCATATGAAGCCCTCAGCGAAGatgagaagaagaaaattcGGAAACCTATAAAGTATATTCTAGGCAGAGCCATATTGTTAACGTTTTGGAGGAGGTTGCTAGCTATACTAATTAGCGTGATAGTAATGAACGCTGTTGGTATGAGTGTTGCATTATCCCTTCACATGTTACTGGATTTATTGTCTGAGGAGGGCTTTGgagttttatcattttGCCTCCTCGCACTCGCTATAATCGCAATAGAATTGATAAAGGAAATTGGAACAGATCATATTGAGTTCTATGTAAGACGGTTATCATTCATCATAGATTCTGTCCTTCGTATTACTGTTTTCCAACATGGATTATGCTACAGAAGAAGCCAGTTTGGACATCTATCTGACAATCCTAGCTCCTGCAAGAGCATTATACATGGGTGTTCTGGAGACACACTATGTTCAGAGGATCCGCTCTTGTGTCCTGCTAGACGCCACAAAAACAATGAAGTAACCCCCAAAATGTACACTCTTGTTCTGAATGATCCTTACTACATTCCACTCTTTGTTGAATGTCTAACCAATTTAATAGACTTTCTTACAACGTTTACCTATGGGATGATCCTAATTAGCAGTAAATTCAgtatgaaaatattaacGATCCTTATTATTTCACTATCTCTCGTCGCTTGCATGTTGGTTATAGAAATCGTAAACGGTCTTCTTATGAGATATTACTTTGGAATTAGGGATCACAGGATGACAAAGTCGTTTGAGGTCGTATCTAGTTTTCCGTTGATTAATAAGATGGCACTTGATGATGTTGCTCATAATACCATAACGGAGGCTAGAGATGATGAGCTAGTCTTTGTCCTCATCCGTTTCATTATATCACTTGTTAATAAGGTCATAATAACTTCAATAATGTGTGTGGATGTcattatcctcatcaaagACTTCTCTGAAACAGTTGAGAGTTCGAAAGATGTAGAGAAGATAAGCTCATCTGGATTGCTAGCCTCCATTTTTGTTCTCTTGAAAATCCTAGACCCGTTGTATTTAGTTCCTCTAAAGTTGAGATTGTTAGTATTCTCAATGACCTCATTTTTGAGAGTAGAACGTTTCTTCAGAActtgttctccaaacttttatcttcCGGATAACAAGTTTACTGGGAAGACTACTCTGCCAGAGATTGGGCCAGGTAAGGATCAGACACTGCCAAAGGGCCTAGTGATAATGTTCAAGAAGGCCTCTTTTGCATGGGTCAACAGTAGAAAGGATCTTTTAGACCACACTGGTACCACCTGTCTTAGGaaccttgactttgtcctcaaTACTGGTGACCTTGCCATAATTACCGGTGCCCAAGGCTCTGGCAAGaccaactttgtcaaggctatccttggtgacatgactcttgttgaaggatcaatggctgTATTGCCTCTCTCTACTaacatgccaatattctatgcTTCTCAGGACGTAtggctacaaaagggtaccatcATGTCTAACATTACCTTTGGTCACAGATTTGATGAGAAGCTCTACAACACAGTCATCAAAGCAGTTGAACTTGAACACGATATATCCACTTGGGAAGGAGGTGACCTGCGTAAGATTTCTGAACATGGTTATTCTCTCAGTGGAGGTCAGAGAGTCAGAGTTGGACTCGCTCGTGCCATTTATGCCTATCTCATCTTTAGCGAGACTAATAGGGAGAGTGAATCTGAACATTCCCTCCTGGTAGTACTGGATGATTGTTTCACTGGTCTGGATCCTTTTGTTGCAAGAACTATCTTCAAGAACTTGTTTGAAAAGGGAAGAGGTCTACTCTCTGGTAGAGATGTTGCCACAGTTCTAACGATATCCAAGCGTATCTTGGACGCTTGCGTATCATCAGAATCTCCGGATTCATACCCAGATGctccaatatattttctggagCATAAAACTCTTGTACAGAGAAATAAGCTTAAATCCCTAATAGAACACGAAGTTGGTAATCTTGAGCCTCCAAAGCCTTCTGAAGATAATATGGGACTTCACACCATGCCTAGCAAATTACGTAGGATATGCAGCTCTAATGACTATACTCGTGATGGACGAAAGAAGTCCACGGAGTTGAGATACTCTAATTCTCCCACAATTCAAAGCGTATACAATAGAGTTAATCGTAAAATCGGCATGAACGAAAATTTTAAGGCATACAGTGTCTACTTCCGTGCGGCCGGATGGCctatcttcttctttgttCTCCTTACCTTCATATTTTCAACCTTGGACAACACCAAGTTTATTATTGCTTCAAAAGTCTCTGATTCGATTATTGATTATACAAAAGGTTCTAATGGTGTGCCAGCCTCCGTGgaagatgtaaaggatTACAGCGCCAAAGCGACCAAATGGGTTATTATTCTTTCAGTTTCAGTGATGACTGGAGCTATTTTTCGTATAATTGCTATGGCATCTGTTTCTTTTAAAGTTTCAAGGAGAATTCATGAGTACTGCATAAACTCAATATTGATAAACAGCTCAGCTGTATTGAAGATTAAAAAGTCCATTGGTAGCGTTTTGACATTCCTCTATATGgatacatttttcattgACAATTTCCTGAGTTATTTTATCCACGACGCCTTCCTTTTGCTGATTGAATCTACTGTTAATCTTATTACGTTGTTTTTTTTGCTTCCATGGTCTACCCCGCTTGCTCTTTTGCTTTGTCTCATTATTATTCGGTGTATTGTATACTATTATGTAAAATCGTGCAAGAATGTATATTTCGCTCGTTTGGAGACATTTAACCAAATGGACTCTACAATAGAAACGGCGATAGTTggtttgtctatatatCGCAGTTTCAAgaaagaatggaaattgATACATACGATGGTGGAACACGTTGATTACAATATAAGGTCTAATTATCTGAGCAATTCTGCGCTCTTTTGGAGTTCCATAACATCTAGATGCATCTTTGCTCCTCTGGGTTTGTTTATACTTATTTTCCCTCCGCTTTTTTCTCATGTGAAGGAAACACAGGTGAAAATTGGCCACTACGCTATGGCGTATTCCATATTTCTCACTCTAAACACCTCGTTTGCAACCTTTCTCAGACTTTATTGTTATCTTGAACTTTACATGGGATCAATTAGGAGGTTTGAGAACTTCGTTCCTCCTGATACTAAGATCAACtttgaagaaaagaggAATATCCATCAGACAGATCTTGTTGTTTACGATTCCAGTTCTAATGAAGGTGATAAAACGACTGGTGGAGATATAAAGAGATCTATCACTTTAAAACGTCGCCAAGAGCATGCCAAGAGAAGAGCTGTTCATTGCACTAGTATCAAGATGCTCTTCTTTAGACACAAGGTTAATGTGCTTGACGTGTCCAAGTATGCAGTTCCAGGTACTACTaggataaagttggataatGTTAGTGTACATATTTTTAACAAAAAAACCGGAGTGAATTTTTCTAttctcaagaatgttaCATGCTCAGCTGATACCTCGGACATTATTGGAGTCATTGGTAGAACTGGCGCAGGAAAGTCTACCTTATTGTCAGTACTTCAAAATTTGGCAAGGAATAGAGAAGGTTCTGTTTTGCTTGATGGCTGTGATTTAaatgatatgccaaagaatgtgactAGGCAGATCATCGGTGTCTTGCCTCAACTACCATTTGTATTCAGAGGATGGACAGTGCGTAGGTTCATTgatccaagaatgttatttgatGATGCTGATATTAACACAGCCCTGGATAATTGTGGCTTGCTCAAGTTTGTTGAGAAAATTCCGGGTGGTAAGGGCCTTGACACAGTCATTATACCTGACCATTACCATaaggatatgccaaggtATTACAAAAGGGTGTACTATGGACCTACACTTAAACCTGATGACTCTTCCTCTGTGGATAATGTGAACATTGACCATGGATCAGCACTGTCCAACTCACAGTTACGTACACTATCAGTGGCAAGACTAGTATTGTACGGAGAATTTTACAAGATACTCTTGGTTGATGagcctccagaggatgatgTTGGAATATCCAATACTGCAGAGGTTCCAATATATGATTTAATCAAGACACACTTCCAGCAttgtacaacatttatcGCAGCACATGATGCAAGTGTATTGGGTTTATGTACATCGGTTTGGGTCTTCCACAAAGGTTCTCTCATTAGAACCTGCAAAACGGAGGATATCGTAGACAGTAGTTCACTATCAAAAATTGTAGAAGACTGCGTTACCACACACACTTAA
- a CDS encoding mRNA cleavage factor-like protein, putative (encoded by transcript BEWA_006910A): protein MSEEVENEEGGALLTLDSIEWPIYPDYVYKFETNSTNTGRGLIFKLTNELVKKRLRSYSRSGMRTTVCGLIMCHSQGVPHVLLLKREEDGCYGLLGGKCKIYENPREKLSHKLARFITCNTRHANLYDIKSSIENIKVKEFLADWWRCDYHTDPLPFLPLHTSRPKEKISIYQVCTPLIYQIFRLY from the coding sequence ATGTCTGAGGAAGTAGAAAATGAGGAGGGAGGCGCGTTGCTAACTTTGGATAGTATAGAATGGCCGATATACCCTGACTACgtttataaatttgagACGAACAGCACAAATACCGGGAGAGGACTTATTTTTAAATTGACAAATGAGTTGGTAAAAAAGAGGCTGAGGAGCTACTCCAGGAGCGGCATGAGGACGACCGTCTGTGGGCTCATTATGTGCCATTCCCAGGGTGTCCCTCATGTTTTACTTCTTAAACGCGAAGAAGATGGTTGTTATGGCTTATTGGGCGGTAAATGTAAAATCTATGAGAACCCGAGGGAGAAATTATCGCATAAATTGGCAAGATTCATAACTTGCAACACTAGGCATGCAAATCTGTATGATATAAAGAGTTCTATCGAAAATATCAAGGTTAAAGAGTTTCTAGCGGACTGGTGGCGCTGTGATTATCACACGGATCCACTACCATTTTTGCCATTGCACACCAGTCGGCCAAAGGAGAAGATCTCCATCTACCAAGTATGTACTCCACTCATTTACCAAATTTTCAGGTTATATTGA